In Passer domesticus isolate bPasDom1 unplaced genomic scaffold, bPasDom1.hap1 HAP1_SCAFFOLD_341, whole genome shotgun sequence, the genomic stretch gtgtcccagtcTTGTTCTCCTTTAATTCCGTATCGTTCTCGTCGACAGCACAGCTTGACAATTGAAGTCATTAATAATCAAAAGTGGTTGGTaataattgcatttattttgctaaacgagattggatttttttttattttaattaatttttttttttttggtgatggTTTTCCCCGGTGCAttgtaaaaaataataataataataatacaaaaaaaaaaaatttaaaaataaaaagggatggagggaaactTCCACTGCCCTGAActccccccaaattttccatCCCTTTATGCCAAAGTTGGACCatttaatgaaatttatttCGCCTGGTTTGGAGCACTCAGATTCCTTTTCCgacaaaaaaaatgcaaaaaaaaaaaaaggaaaaaaaatggaagtttCTCTCCCGCCCTTTGGTCCAAAGCACTTGGTTCAAGTAATAAGcacttttgttaaaaaaaaaaaggatgagtCTGGGTTCCCAGCGAGAGTGGCTTTGGCTTTATTTTTGCAGTTGGGATTGAAGAGAGAAAGGtgaaaaaagagtaaaaaacccaaaaaaaagtTCGTTTTTAGGGAGTGAATGGACAAAGGGAAGTTGTGGTTTTgagagagagggaagaaaaaaaatgaaaaatgtttaaaaaaaaagttaaaaaagaaggaattaaaaaaataataaaaaaaaagaacccgACAgcacaaataataataataataatgatattaATGATATTAATGATGGGAATTTGCATTTGGAAGTCAGCGGGAGTTTTTGCACTGCCACTGCCCAGCGAGGGGCGCCGCCCCTGAGCCATAGACCTGCGACAAACACTGAATGTACCGGGACAGGCCCGGGACGGACCGGGACAGACCGGGACAGACCGGGATAGACCGGGACAGACCGGGATAGACCGGGATAAACCGGGACAGACCGGGATAGCCTGGGGACAGACCGGGACAGACCGGGACAGACCGGGATAGCCTGGGGACAGACCGGGACAGAccgggacagcctggggacaggagagggacagtgCCGGGACAGCATAGGGACAAACACTGAATGTACCGGGCCGGACCGGGACAGGCCCGGGATAGACCGGGACAGAccgggacagcctggggaccgGAGAGGGACAGTGCCGGGACAGCATAGGGACAAACACTGAATGTACCGGGACAGTCCCGGGATAGCCTGGGGACAGCTTGGGGACAacacagggacagcctgagATAGCCTGGGGCAGTCCGGGATAGCCGGGGGATGGCCTGGGGACaacacagggacagcccaggactACTGGAGACAGCCTGGGGCAGTCTGGGACAGCCCGGGATAGCCCAGGGACATcccagggacagcccgggacagTCCGGGATAGCCGGGGATAGCCCAGAGACAGCTGGGGGCAGTCCGGGATAGCCCGGGAtagcccagggacagcccgggaTAGCCCGGGATAGCCCAGAGACATCCCAGGGACATcccagggacagcccgggacatcccagggacagcccggggacatcccagggacagccccggcgCCGCTGCTGCCGCCACTCCCCGGCCACGGGAGCTTCGGGTTGTTAGGGAAGcgtgtcctgctgtccccgtgtcccgctcctgtccctctgtccctctgtcccgctcctgtccctctgtccctctgtccctctcctgtcccctcccgTCCCACTCCGGTCCCGCTCCTGTCgcctccagccctgtccccctgtcccgtccctgtcccgtccctgtcccgtccctgtcccgtccctgtcccgttcctgtccccctgtccctctcctgtccctttGTCCCGTCCCTGCCCCCCCATCCCTCCCCCCCCGTTTTCctcttctcccttccctctcccctccctcctcctttcccttccctctccctctcccttccctctcccttctttctcctcccctccctctcccactTTTTCTCAcctctctcccctccctctccctcctctccctcccctccctctccctccctctccctccctccctctcccctcccactCCTCCCaatcccacaggagcagccccaccCCCCCCCGGCCTCATCCGGGGCTGGAATCCGGCAGatccaaaaattaaaaaactaaaaaaataaatttaaaaaatcagcatAGCACTAAAAagccaagcaaaaaaaaacaaaccacaaaaaaaaccccacaaaaaaatctccaaaaacgGGGAATCGCTTTGAGGTTGGTCCCGTTTTTGGGGAGCTCCGTGCAGATCCCAATTCCCAGCACGGGGAGGAACGAggcaaaccccaaacccacgACAGCAGAGACCCCAGGAAGAACCGGTTtcaattctttattttttaatggttATTATTTCGAATATTCCCTGGTTTTATCCCGATGTTCCGCGGGGTGGAAATGTCGGGGTGGGATCCCCCCTTTGCCTTCAGTGAGAAACCAAAGGATAAAAACCCGACCCCTTCCCACCGGATCCGGCACGGACGCGTGGATTCCTCAgttcagctttttctttttcccttttttcccttttttcccccattttttcctccttttctttctttttttcccctattctCCAAGGACACAAGGAGCTGTTCAATCCTCTTCTCCTGGCTGGAATTTTCTGGGCTCGGCAGTGAAAGgagatgtattaaaaaaaaccaataaaaatcacaaaacttgtttaaaaatgattaaaaaaaaaagccgaGGCTCACCCAAAACATCGCGGGGAGCTCTGGAGCTGCCCTAAAATccctggaattttggggtgaggCTGGAGGGGATGGGGGGAAACGTCTCTAAGGCATCTGTAGCAACTCTGTGTCTTTAATATCCTCCGTGTCAATGCTGCACCTCTGTATTTTATGCACATAAATGTTCCTTTGATGCCgacaggacaaaaaaaaaatacataaaaacacacaaaaaaataaaataaatatacaaaaaaaaacctcatcatCACCTGTCAGGTACAAGCAACTCCTCCTTGTGCTGGTCCGTGTCTCGTCCGGGCCTTGTCCTCCCTCCTCTTCTCGTGCAGGGGGGACAAAAAGATGGGAGGGGGggtaaaaataacaaaaaaatatttaaaaaaattcaaaaaaaaaaggaaaatagccTTACTCGACCCAGTCGTTATCGATATTGTTCTTCGTcaacttgaaaataaataaaggaaactTCGCATGGAAGGTTTTGGCTGtggtgattttgggggtttttggggttcctgctgctcctcccgaGTTCCTGAGGGGTCCCAGACCCCCCTGAGGGGTCCCAGAATCTTGAGGGGGCTCGAAACCCTGGGGGGTCCCAGAACCTTTTGGGGTCCCAAAATCTTGGGGGATCTCAGGACCTTCAGGGGTTCCAAAGCCTTGAGGGTCCCAGAACTCTGAGTGCCACAAAATCTTGGGGGGTCCCAGAACTTTGAGGGGTCCCAGACCCCCCTGAGGGGTCCCAGAATCTTGAGGGGGCTCGAAACCTTTGGGGGTCCCAAAATCTTGGGGGGGTCCCAGAACTTTGAGGGTCACAAAATCTTGAGGGGTCCCAAAACCTTAAAAGGTTCCAGAATCTTGGGGGGGTCCCAAAATCTTGGGAGGTCTCAGAACCTTGAGGGGTCCCAAAACTTTTAGGGGTCCCAAAACGTTGAGGGGTCCCAGAACTTTGAGGGGCCCCAAAATCTTGAGGGGTCCCAGAACTTTGAGGGGTTCCAGACCCCCCTGAGGGGTCCCAGAATCTTGAGGGGGCTCGAAACCCTGGGGGGTCCCAAAATCTTGGGGGGTCCCAATGTCTTGGGGGAGTCCCAGAACCTTTTGGGGTCCCAAAATCTTGGGGGATCTCAGGACCTTCAGGGGTTCCAAAGCCTTGAGGGTCCCAGAACTCTGAGTGCCGCAAAATCTTGGGGGGTCCCAGAACCTTGAGGGGTCCCAGAACTTTGAGGGGTTCCAGACCCCCCTGAGGGGTCCCAGAATCTTGAGGGGGCTCGAAACCTTTGGGGGTCCCAAAATCTTGGGGGGTCCCAAAATCTTGGGGGGGTCCCAAAACCTTGATGGGTCTCAGAACCTTGAGGGGTCCCAAAACCTTAAGAGGTTCCAGAATCTTGGGGGGTCCCAAAATCTTGGGAGGTCTCAGAACCTTGAGGGGTTCCAGAACCTTGAGGGGTCCCAAAACTTTTAGGGGTCCCAAAACCTTGAGGGGTCACAGAACTTTGAGGGGTTCCAGACCCCCCTGAGGGGTCCCAAAATCTTGAGGGGACTCGAAACCTTGGGGGGTCCCAAAATCTTGGGGGGTCCCAAAGTCTTGGGGGGTCCCAAAGTCTTGGGGGGTCCCAGAACTTTGAGGGTCCCAAAATCTTGAGGGATCTCAGAACCTTGAGGGGTCCCAAAACCTTAAGAGGTTCCAGAAACCTGGGGGGTCCCAAAATCTTGGGGGGGTTTCAGAACATTGAGGGGTTCCAAAGCTTTGAGGGGTCCCAGAACCTTGAGGGGTCCTGGAactttggggggtcctggaacCTTGAGGGGTGCCCAAAATCTTGGGGGGTCCCAAAACCTTAAGGAGTCCCAGAACCTTGAGGGGTCTGGGAACTTTGAGGGGTCCTGGACCCCCCCAAGGGGTCCCAGAACCTTGACGGgtcccaaaatttggggggtcccggaACCTTGAGGGGTGCCCGAATCCTGACGGGTCCCAGAACTTTTTGGTGTCCCAAAATCTTGGGGGATCTCAGAACCTTCAGGGGTTCCAAAGCCTTGGGGGGTCCCAGAATATTGAGGGGTCCCAAAATCTTGGGGGGGTCCCAGAACCTTGAGGGGTTCCAGACACCCCCAAAGGGTCTCAGGATCCTGAGGGGTCCCAAAACTTTTAGGGGTTCCAAAATCTTGAGGGGTCCCAGAACCTTGAGGGGTCCTGGAACCTTGAGGGGTCCCAAAATCTTAAAGGGTGCCCAAATCCTGAGGGGTCCCAAAATCTTGAGGGGTCTCAAAATCTTGAGGGGTCCCAAAACTTTGAGGGGTCCCAGAACTTTGAGGGGTCCTGGACCACCCTGGGGGGTGCCAGGATCTTGAGGGATCCCAAACTTTGAGGGGTCCCAGAACCCCTGGATGGGGGAGGGTCCCCAAAATCTTGAGGAGTCCCAGAACTTTGAGGTCCCCagaaaagccccaaaatccgaattttataattttatctCTGACCTCCCATATCCGTATTTGCAGAAATCCTGCATCATTTTCggggggggaaggagggaagggaaaggaattcaaaataatatttaaaaggggattaaaaaacccaaaaaaaaaagaggcaaaaccACTCAAACCTGATCCATTTTCTCCCCTGTAACTTTGACCAAaccctggttttttttttattgcagctCTGGCTCAATCCTCGCCCGGGGGTCTTCcccctcctcagctcctccGGGGGGCTCGGATTTGGGTCGGGGGGCAGCGAGGGGACCCCGGGAGGGGTCGGGGGGCACAGAGGGGACCCCGGGAGGGGTCGGGGGGCACCGAGGGGACCCCGGGAGGGGTCGGGGGGCACCGAGGGGACCCCGGGAAGGGTCGGGGGGCACCGAGGGGACCCCGGGAGGGGTCGGGGGGCACCGAGGGGACCCCGGGAAGGGTCGGGGGGCACCGAGGGGACCCCACGCCCCctcccccggggctgccccggccccgcggttTCTTGAGGAGGGGGCAAAGCCCGAGGCTGGGAGGGGCGGGGGTCGcgggggggctcagggctgcagccaggagcgGAGGTGCCCCTCGGCCAGGGCGATGCCCAGCATGGTGCCCGCGCCCAGCAGGAACCCCGCGTTCTGCAGCGCCAGGCGCCTCCAGGTGCCCTCGCCGGAGCCGCGCAGCGCCTcggggagctgggggagagcgGGGGGGCTCCGTGagacccccggggacccccaaTCCCCATGTGAGACCCCCGGACACCGCCAGGCCTCCAGACCTCCCGTGagacccccggggacccccaaTCCCCATGTGAGACCCCCGGACACCGCCAGACCTCCAGACCTCCCGTGagacccccggggacccccaaTCCCCATGTGAGACCCCCGGACACCGCCCCATggacacccccaaatccccagacCTCCCATGAGACCCCCGGACACAGCCAGACCCCCCCCCGAACACCCCCAGACGCCCCGGACACCCTCAAACCCCCCAGACACCCCTGAGACCCCTGGACACCTCCCCCCAGACCGGCCGTGAGACCCCTGGatacccccaaaccccccgtgTGACCCCCCCGGGACACCCTTAAACCCCTTGTGAGACCCCCAGACATCCCCAAACCCCTTGTGAGACCTCTGaacagcccccagaccccccgtGTGACCCCTtggacacccccaaaccccttgTGAGACCCCCCAGATGCCCCCAAACCCCTCGTGAGACTCCCGGGACACACCCAGACCCCCCGTGTGACCCCCCGTGAGACACCCCCAAACGCCTTGTGAGACCCCCGGACACCCccagacacccccaaaccctttGTGAGACCCCCTGatacccccaaaccccccttgAGACCCCCGGACATCCCCCAGACCCCCCTTGAGACACCCCCAAACGCCCTGTGAGACCCccagacacccccaaaccccccagaccccccctcACCATGTCGGCCAGGGCCACGTAGAGGAAGATGCCGGCGGTGGCGGTGAGGAGCCAGGGGGCGAGGGGGGTCCCGCTGTGAGCCAGGGCcacccccgccgccgcccccagGGCGGAGAGCAGCGCCGAGAGCAGattgaggagcaggagggagcgcGGGGCCGTGCCCGCCCGCAGCAGCACCGCCACGTCACCtgcggggggcacggggggctgggggggtgcCCGcctcggggggctcggggggctcggggggctgggggtgtgcccgcctcggggggctcgggggtgtccccagctcGGGGGTGTGCCCGCCTCGGGTGGCACGGGCTCGGGGGGttcggggggctgggggtgtgcccgcctcggggggctcggggggctgggggatgtccccgGCTCCGGAGTGTCCCGGGCTCGGGGGGTTCGGGGGGTTCGGGGGGTTCGGGGGTGTCCCcggctcggggggctcgggggtgtccccagctcGGGGGTGTCCCcggctcggggggctcgggggtgTGCCCGGCTCGGGGGTGTCCGGGGCTcgggggtgtccccagctcGGGGGAGGGGGCAGAGCCTCACCAAGCTCGTGGGGCAGCTCGTGGCAGAGCACGGCCAGCGCTGTGCTGAGCCCGCTGGAGAGGCTGTGAGAGAAGGCGGCTCCTGCGGGGGGAGAGAGGGTTCCTCGTCCGCTGTgcccctgtccccgtccccggATCACCGGGCAGCCCTTGGCCCCTTGTCACCCTGTCCCGATGcacccctgtccccctgtccccaacaTCCTTCTGTCGCTGAGGAAACCTTTCCCCTGTCCTTGTGCACCTCTCCTCCctccatctccatccccattccccctcccgtccccattcccatctccaTTCCCGTCCCGGTCCCCGTTCCCGTTACCGTTCCTGCTCCCATCCCCGTTCCCGTCCCCATTGCCGTTCCCCATCCCCGTCCCCGCTCCCGTTCCcatccccgtccccgtccccgttcCCGCTCCCATCCCCGTTCCCGTCCCCGTTCCCGTCCCCGTTCCCGTCCCCGCTCCCATCCCCGCTCCCGTCCCCGCTCCCGTTCCCATCCCCGTCCCCGCTCCCGTTCCCATCCCCGTCCCCGTTCCCGTCCCGCTGCCGTCCCGCTCCGCACCGATGGCCAGCCCGTCGGTCAGGTTGTGCACGCCGTCCCCCAGCACCACCATCCACGCGATGTcggcggcgccgggcccggggggcagcgcggggccgTGGGAGTGTCCgtgggggggtccccgggggggctcccggggggtccccgggggtctCAGCTCCGGCTCCGCCTCCGGCGCCGTCAGGAG encodes the following:
- the LOC135292409 gene encoding LOW QUALITY PROTEIN: inner ear-specific collagen-like (The sequence of the model RefSeq protein was modified relative to this genomic sequence to represent the inferred CDS: deleted 2 bases in 1 codon), which codes for MFRGVEMSGTLRGPKTFRGPKTLRGPRTLRGPKILRGPRTLRGQTPLRGPRILRGLETLGGPKILGGPNGAQILRGPKILRGLKILRGPKTLRGPRTLRGPGPPWGVPGS